A single region of the Changchengzhania lutea genome encodes:
- a CDS encoding gliding motility-associated C-terminal domain-containing protein, with amino-acid sequence METKSLFRNGIKLASFIMVFLWTSMNVMAQCPTISDPTPPAVCDASGFTIDDLNAYATDPGGGIVWYNAETDGTAYRPNELLLDGIYYIDDNAGSCPSPRQSITITFQVNTVPSGVSLDKFYCSNENATIQDYIDDTLTPYIPSGVNIFYDVDLTNQANTTDIISEGFVNYYIVFTDGGGCASQINFGTTIVSVSPADPTPANPQVLCSDTNPTIADLDPGTTAAFSWYQNVDGSEDPVPPALPASQLLVDGSTYYVQIDDVFCDSNAVPVTVNIDNPNDPGASANLDYCTDNVPAGFFNLYDELGGTADTTGSWSGPLTTSNGHLGTVDISTLTTPGTYTFTYTVPDNGACPASNSSVTVVIYDIFSSGILSVNNPASFCEATLPTSFDLFTLIENYDPDGQWIEGTTSSGIIVADPMSLNLTGYTPATYNFTYTQNSLPNPCPEESTTVQVIVLADPNAGTALNAVFCENDLAAKSPFNLFDALDGSQDNNSGTWTDSSNATISNTIDITGFTVAGSPYSFDYTIDNGTCSDTETISITIEPAPESGTVNAPVAFCIADITTDQTYDLYDLLTDEDQTGSWNDDDGSTALSGNLVTIDGLPEGTYNFTYDVAAIDTCDDVIVTVSIIINDTPAPAAAATQMFCNSALISDLSVTGNTIIWYDAPTGGNALIGTTALADGQVYYATQTDATTGCESSNRTAVSVTIYQSPNAGNISTSPIAACNDNVSIDLNDGLDGTQDSGGQWQNDDSVGTLMGNIFNATGLPAGAYNFTYLLTASAPCLDASTTISVIIEEPLNAGTDGAPLDLCSNDGTIDLFTQLGGTPETGGTWSPALVSTTGVFDPLVDAPGTYTYSLTNACGTASSDVAISVTLAPNAGSDNTVLICVGDGITDLFPLLGTSAQSGGVWSPALPSGTGEFDPASDAAAVYTYTVTTVSPCTTDASAQITVTVDDTPTPTVSNTNPEFCAVDNPTVSNLDSAITSTGTINWYEDAALTIVANATDDLVDGEDYYVIQTNSSGCESSQSTVVNVAINDTPTPTLANANLELCINDDPTLLELELNIVEFNASSNNIAWYDVETGGASISNNASLSNGTTYYAALIDATTGCESSVRLPITPDLTSCGKLVLPDGFSPNGDGVNDTYDIDNLQILYPNFELEIYNRYGNIVYKGTASTPQFDGTSNQSRTVVDGDLPVGVYFYIFNFNDAENKPEQGRLYLSR; translated from the coding sequence ATGGAAACAAAATCCCTTTTTAGGAACGGCATTAAGCTGGCTTCCTTTATAATGGTCTTTCTTTGGACATCGATGAATGTTATGGCGCAGTGCCCTACTATTAGCGACCCCACACCGCCTGCAGTATGTGATGCTTCTGGCTTCACTATTGATGATTTAAATGCTTACGCCACCGATCCAGGTGGAGGTATTGTCTGGTATAATGCTGAAACAGATGGAACTGCATATAGACCTAATGAATTGCTGCTAGATGGAATCTATTATATAGATGACAACGCTGGAAGTTGCCCTAGCCCAAGACAATCAATAACTATAACTTTTCAAGTTAATACAGTGCCTTCTGGGGTTTCTTTAGATAAGTTTTACTGCAGTAACGAAAATGCAACTATTCAAGATTATATTGATGATACATTAACACCTTATATTCCTTCTGGAGTTAATATCTTTTACGATGTCGATTTAACGAACCAAGCGAATACCACAGATATTATATCTGAAGGATTTGTAAATTATTATATTGTTTTCACAGATGGAGGCGGGTGTGCAAGTCAGATTAATTTTGGAACAACTATAGTTTCAGTTTCACCGGCTGACCCTACGCCAGCTAATCCGCAAGTATTGTGTTCTGATACAAATCCAACCATTGCAGATTTAGATCCTGGCACAACAGCAGCATTCAGTTGGTATCAAAATGTTGATGGTTCTGAAGATCCCGTCCCACCAGCATTGCCAGCATCGCAACTTTTAGTGGATGGAAGCACCTATTATGTGCAAATTGATGATGTCTTTTGTGATAGCAATGCCGTACCAGTAACTGTTAATATCGATAATCCTAATGATCCTGGAGCTTCAGCAAATTTAGACTATTGTACAGATAATGTTCCTGCTGGCTTTTTTAACCTCTATGATGAGCTAGGCGGTACTGCCGATACAACAGGAAGTTGGTCTGGACCACTAACGACTTCTAACGGACATTTAGGAACGGTTGATATTTCAACCTTAACCACTCCTGGAACATATACATTTACATATACGGTGCCAGATAATGGTGCATGTCCTGCAAGCAACTCAAGCGTGACTGTTGTTATTTATGATATTTTTAGTTCGGGGATACTTTCTGTCAATAATCCGGCTTCATTTTGTGAAGCAACCCTACCGACTTCGTTTGATTTATTTACTTTGATCGAAAATTACGATCCAGATGGACAATGGATTGAGGGAACTACAAGTAGTGGAATTATAGTAGCGGATCCAATGAGTTTAAATTTAACAGGCTATACACCTGCAACATATAATTTTACCTATACGCAAAATAGTTTACCCAATCCGTGTCCTGAAGAATCAACTACAGTACAAGTTATTGTATTGGCAGACCCCAATGCGGGAACTGCTTTAAATGCAGTCTTTTGCGAAAATGATTTAGCGGCTAAGTCACCATTCAATTTATTTGATGCATTAGATGGCTCCCAAGACAATAATAGCGGTACATGGACAGATAGTAGCAACGCTACTATTTCGAATACCATAGATATTACTGGTTTTACAGTTGCAGGAAGTCCTTATAGTTTTGACTATACTATTGATAACGGAACCTGTTCTGATACAGAAACCATAAGCATAACCATCGAGCCAGCACCAGAATCGGGCACAGTTAACGCACCGGTTGCATTTTGTATAGCAGATATAACCACAGACCAGACTTATGATTTATATGATTTATTAACCGACGAAGATCAAACAGGTTCCTGGAATGATGATGATGGTTCAACAGCATTATCAGGAAACCTCGTGACTATCGATGGTTTACCAGAAGGTACATATAACTTTACATACGATGTGGCGGCTATAGATACTTGCGATGATGTTATTGTAACCGTTAGTATCATCATTAATGATACGCCAGCTCCTGCGGCAGCTGCAACACAAATGTTTTGTAACTCAGCACTTATTTCCGATTTATCGGTAACTGGTAACACAATTATTTGGTATGATGCGCCAACTGGAGGTAATGCATTAATAGGCACCACCGCTTTGGCTGATGGTCAGGTATATTATGCAACTCAAACAGATGCCACCACAGGTTGTGAATCTTCAAATAGAACAGCAGTTTCAGTAACCATATACCAATCACCAAATGCAGGAAATATAAGTACATCTCCTATCGCTGCATGTAACGATAATGTAAGTATCGATTTAAATGACGGATTAGATGGTACGCAGGATTCAGGAGGGCAATGGCAAAATGATGATAGTGTTGGTACCCTGATGGGCAATATTTTTAATGCCACAGGTCTTCCGGCAGGAGCTTATAATTTTACCTATCTCTTGACCGCTTCTGCGCCATGCTTAGATGCTAGCACTACTATTTCTGTAATTATCGAAGAACCCTTGAATGCAGGTACTGATGGCGCTCCATTAGATCTCTGTAGTAATGACGGAACGATAGATCTATTTACACAATTGGGCGGAACTCCTGAAACTGGAGGAACATGGTCTCCGGCATTGGTAAGTACTACGGGCGTTTTCGATCCGTTAGTAGATGCTCCTGGAACATATACATATTCGCTTACTAATGCTTGTGGGACAGCATCAAGCGATGTTGCGATTTCTGTAACCCTAGCACCTAACGCTGGTTCAGATAATACTGTGTTAATTTGTGTAGGTGATGGTATTACAGATTTATTTCCCTTATTAGGCACTTCAGCGCAAAGTGGAGGAGTCTGGTCGCCAGCTTTACCAAGTGGTACAGGCGAGTTCGATCCAGCTTCAGATGCCGCTGCAGTGTATACGTATACCGTTACCACAGTGTCACCTTGTACAACAGATGCGTCAGCTCAAATAACAGTTACTGTTGATGATACACCAACCCCAACGGTTAGTAATACTAACCCAGAATTTTGTGCAGTAGACAATCCAACGGTTTCTAACTTAGATAGCGCTATTACATCTACAGGAACAATCAATTGGTACGAAGATGCTGCATTAACCATAGTAGCCAATGCAACAGATGATTTAGTAGATGGTGAAGATTATTACGTAATCCAAACGAATAGTTCAGGTTGTGAATCATCGCAAAGCACTGTTGTTAATGTTGCTATTAATGACACCCCAACACCAACCTTAGCAAATGCAAATTTAGAGTTATGCATCAATGATGACCCGACATTACTTGAACTAGAACTTAATATTGTTGAATTTAATGCAAGCTCAAATAATATTGCTTGGTATGATGTTGAAACTGGCGGAGCAAGTATTTCTAACAATGCAAGCTTAAGCAATGGCACAACCTACTACGCCGCTTTGATTGATGCAACAACAGGATGTGAAAGTAGTGTAAGATTACCGATTACTCCAGATTTAACATCATGTGGTAAATTAGTACTTCCAGATGGATTCTCTCCAAATGGTGATGGCGTAAATGACACGTATGATATTGACAACCTTCAGATTTTATATCCAAATTTCGAATTGGAAATCTATAATCGTTATGGAAATATAGTCTATAAAGGAACGGCTTCAACACCACAATTTGATGG